One Aegilops tauschii subsp. strangulata cultivar AL8/78 chromosome 7, Aet v6.0, whole genome shotgun sequence genomic window carries:
- the LOC109782171 gene encoding NADPH-dependent aldehyde reductase-like protein, chloroplastic — translation MSSPPQYADVSSLLAAADVHQPPLDGRVAIVTGGAGGIGAAVTAHLASLGARVVVGYIGDSAPADQLVASLNAAAAGRSAPRAVAVCADVSDPVQVERLFDAAQAAFGRDLHIVVAAAGFQDAAYPAIADTEPEQWDRAFGVNARGTFLCCRQAARRLVRGGGGRIVTFSSSNVASLRPGYGAYVATKAAVEAMTKVLAKELAGTGITANSMAPGPVATPMFYAGKSEERVRAVASECPMKRIGEPADVAPVVGFLCSDAAGWINGQVIRVNGGYV, via the coding sequence ATGAGCAGTCCACCGCAGTACGCAGATGTCTCCTCCCTCCTGGCAGCTGCGGACGTCCACCAGCCGCCGCTCGACGGCCGCGTGGCCATCGTGACCGGTGGCGCTGGCGGCATTGGCGCCGCTGTCACCGCGCACCTCGCATCCCTCGGCGCTCGCGTCGTCGTCGGCTACATCGGCGACTCGGCACCCGCGGACCAGCTGGTCGCATCCCTCAACGCGGCCGCCGCAGGCAGGTCCGCGCCTCGCGCGGTCGCGGTGTGCGCCGACGTGTCGGACCCCGTGCAGGTGGAGCGTCTGTTCGACGCGGCGCAGGCGGCGTTCGGGCGCGACCTCCACATCGTGGTGGCGGCCGCCGGGTTCCAGGACGCCGCGTACCCGGCCATCGCGGACACCGAGCCGGAGCAGTGGGACCGCGCCTTCGGAGTCAACGCGCGCGGCACGTTCCTGTGCTGCCGGCAGGCGGCCCGGCGGCTCGtcagaggcggcggcgggcggatagTCACCTTTTCGTCGTCGAACGTCGCGTCGCTCCGGCCAGGGTATGGCGCGTACGTGGCGACCAAGGCAGCCGTGGAGGCCATGACCAAGGTGCTGGCCAAGGAGCTCGCCGGGACGGGCATCACGGCCAACAGCATGGCGCCGGGGCCGGTCGCCACGCCCATGTTCTACGCCGGGAAGTCCGAGGAGCGCGTGAGGGCCGTCGCCAGCGAGTGCCCCATGAAGCGCATCGGCGAGCCAGCGGACGTGGCGCCGGTGGTCGGCTTTCTCTGTAGTGACGCCGCCGGGTGGATTAACGGCCAGGTGATTCGGGTCAATGGTGGGTACGTGTAG